From Mycobacteriales bacterium, one genomic window encodes:
- a CDS encoding AAA family ATPase, whose protein sequence is MPIEVSPTPLVGRREELRGLAELVGAGKVAAGAVLLGGDAGAGKTRLVAELTGQVGADGWRVLIGHCLDFGDSSLPYLPFSEALGRLAADSPERAAELVERNPALGPLLPRHRLIREQSEAGSADASEPTGRAALFDAVHAGLNQLGADGPLLVIIEDVHWADQSTRDLIRLLLARQFDSPVAILATYRSDDLHRRHPLRADLAEWSRLPAVSRMQLGPLADADARALIRSLADTAIEEDELRQILDRAEGNPFFIEELVDARLATGGQLPVDLADLLLVRLEQLDDDGRLVVRAAAVVGRRVSHVLLAHGTDLDEARLEDALRAAVEANILVPLGGDGYAFRHALLAEAIYQDLLPGERVRLHARYAAALANGEVDGAAAELARHARASHDLDTATRASVQAGDEAMVVGGPEEALHHYELALELLSDRRGAEVSGSDGRPIDRTAVVLRASAAAAAAGHLVRSVALADNQLRSLPADAPPLDRARLIHAIALTAQVMDHQMDILALTSEATQLMADQPPSALRANVLLVHARANADRAHDDDAARWACEALAIARDLDLAAVATDAKILLAKIDARGGDPQAAEASISAAIDTARAGGESFAEVRGIYHLASLHYAQGRVPQAMELFAEAAKRACALGRQWGPYGLDAVGFGAIATVVNGDWDKAEEMVDLTGLTAPEFASALFQSVAMEIAAGRGDLRGLDLLPDIRRSWDIDGMVAITSGPAAIELYGYAGDLAAAQAIHDDTIATVHQLWQHMDFAGRVRLAALMIGQLARAATTAGSAERAELVRRGDELAAKAERVADRVRYLGPEGRAWVARSRAEKGRLHWLAGIDPPDEATLIADWRAAADGFEQFGHVYETARSRARLASVLLAAGETGEAGKQARLARETATRLGARPLLEELSGFESEGPAPVRGSTSRLGEPLTTREQEVLELVASGRSNREIGQQLFISAKTVSVHVSNLMAKLDAGSRTEAVAIARRNGVLS, encoded by the coding sequence ATGCCGATCGAGGTCTCTCCCACCCCGCTGGTGGGGCGCCGCGAGGAGCTCCGCGGACTCGCCGAGCTGGTCGGCGCCGGCAAGGTCGCGGCCGGCGCCGTCCTGCTCGGCGGGGACGCCGGAGCGGGCAAGACCCGTCTGGTCGCCGAGCTCACCGGACAGGTGGGCGCGGACGGCTGGCGGGTCCTCATCGGCCACTGCCTCGACTTCGGCGACAGCTCGCTGCCCTACCTCCCGTTCAGCGAGGCGCTCGGCCGGCTGGCCGCCGACTCCCCGGAGCGCGCGGCCGAGCTGGTCGAGCGCAACCCTGCGCTCGGACCGCTTCTGCCCCGGCACCGGCTGATCCGCGAGCAGTCCGAGGCCGGCTCGGCCGACGCCAGCGAGCCCACCGGGCGGGCGGCGTTGTTCGACGCCGTACATGCCGGGCTCAACCAGCTCGGTGCCGATGGCCCGCTCCTGGTGATCATCGAGGACGTGCACTGGGCGGACCAGTCGACCCGTGACCTGATCCGCCTCCTGCTTGCGCGCCAGTTCGACTCACCGGTCGCGATCCTCGCGACCTACCGCAGCGACGACCTGCACCGCCGGCACCCGCTGCGGGCGGACTTGGCCGAGTGGTCCCGACTGCCCGCGGTCTCTCGCATGCAGCTCGGCCCGCTCGCCGACGCGGACGCCCGCGCGCTGATCCGCTCGCTCGCCGACACGGCGATCGAGGAGGACGAGCTGCGCCAGATCCTGGATCGCGCCGAGGGCAACCCATTCTTCATCGAGGAGCTGGTCGACGCCCGGCTCGCCACCGGCGGGCAGCTGCCGGTCGACCTCGCCGACCTGTTGCTGGTTCGCCTCGAACAGCTCGACGACGACGGGCGGCTGGTCGTGCGCGCAGCTGCCGTCGTCGGCCGCCGGGTGTCCCACGTCCTGCTCGCCCACGGCACCGATCTCGACGAGGCCCGGCTCGAAGACGCCCTTCGCGCCGCGGTCGAGGCCAACATCCTCGTCCCGCTCGGTGGCGATGGTTACGCGTTCCGCCACGCCCTGCTCGCCGAGGCGATCTACCAGGACCTGCTCCCCGGTGAGCGGGTCCGCCTGCACGCGAGGTACGCCGCTGCACTCGCCAACGGCGAGGTCGACGGAGCCGCCGCGGAGCTGGCCCGGCACGCCCGCGCGTCCCACGACCTCGACACGGCAACCCGGGCCAGCGTGCAGGCCGGCGACGAGGCGATGGTGGTCGGCGGCCCCGAAGAGGCACTGCATCACTACGAGCTTGCGCTCGAGCTGCTCAGCGACCGCAGGGGCGCAGAGGTCAGCGGATCGGACGGCCGGCCGATCGACCGCACCGCGGTCGTGCTCCGGGCCAGCGCGGCGGCCGCCGCTGCCGGCCATCTCGTCCGCTCGGTTGCGCTCGCCGACAACCAGCTACGGTCACTGCCTGCCGACGCGCCGCCGCTCGACCGGGCCCGGCTGATCCACGCGATTGCTCTGACCGCGCAGGTCATGGACCACCAGATGGACATCCTCGCGCTGACCAGCGAGGCGACCCAGCTCATGGCCGACCAGCCACCCAGCGCACTGCGCGCAAACGTGCTGCTCGTCCACGCCCGGGCCAACGCCGACCGCGCGCACGACGACGACGCGGCCCGGTGGGCGTGCGAGGCGCTCGCCATCGCGCGCGACCTCGACCTCGCCGCGGTCGCGACCGACGCCAAGATCCTGCTCGCGAAAATCGATGCCCGAGGCGGCGACCCGCAGGCCGCCGAGGCGTCCATCTCCGCTGCGATCGACACCGCGAGGGCCGGCGGCGAGTCCTTCGCCGAGGTGCGCGGCATCTACCACCTGGCGAGCCTGCACTACGCACAAGGTCGCGTGCCGCAGGCGATGGAGCTGTTCGCCGAAGCAGCCAAGCGCGCGTGCGCGCTCGGTCGGCAATGGGGTCCGTACGGTCTGGACGCGGTCGGCTTCGGGGCGATCGCGACGGTCGTCAACGGCGACTGGGACAAGGCCGAAGAGATGGTCGACCTGACCGGGCTCACGGCGCCGGAGTTCGCCAGCGCGCTGTTCCAGTCGGTGGCGATGGAGATCGCCGCCGGCCGCGGCGATCTTCGCGGGCTCGACCTGCTGCCGGACATCCGCCGGTCGTGGGACATCGACGGCATGGTGGCGATCACCAGTGGTCCCGCGGCGATCGAGCTCTACGGGTACGCCGGAGACCTCGCCGCCGCGCAGGCCATCCACGACGACACGATTGCGACCGTCCACCAGCTCTGGCAGCACATGGACTTCGCCGGCCGGGTGCGGCTGGCCGCATTGATGATCGGCCAGCTGGCCCGCGCCGCCACGACCGCCGGATCGGCAGAACGCGCCGAGCTGGTCCGCCGCGGCGACGAGCTGGCCGCCAAGGCCGAGCGGGTGGCCGACCGCGTGCGCTACCTCGGACCGGAGGGCCGCGCGTGGGTCGCGCGGAGCCGGGCCGAAAAGGGTCGGCTGCACTGGCTGGCCGGCATCGACCCGCCGGATGAAGCCACCCTGATCGCCGATTGGCGGGCCGCCGCCGACGGGTTCGAGCAGTTCGGGCACGTCTACGAGACGGCCCGCTCCCGGGCCCGGCTCGCATCGGTCCTGCTGGCTGCCGGCGAGACCGGCGAGGCGGGCAAGCAGGCCCGGCTTGCGCGCGAGACCGCGACCCGGCTCGGCGCCCGCCCGTTGCTGGAGGAGCTGAGCGGTTTCGAGAGCGAGGGCCCGGCCCCTGTTCGCGGCAGCACCTCCCGGCTCGGCGAGCCGCTCACCACTCGCGAGCAGGAAGTGCTCGAGCTCGTCGCGTCCGGGCGGAGCAACCGGGAGATCGGCCAACAGCTGTTCATCAGCGCGAAGACCGTCAGCGTTCACGTCTCGAACCTGATGGCGAAGCTGGACGCCGGCAGCCGCACCGAAGCGGTCGCGATCGCCCGCCGCAACGGCGTACTCAGCTGA
- a CDS encoding MFS transporter translates to MTNSVRSAAAAAAAADAPRTESVLYRNRWLILAVVLAAECMDLIDSTVVNVAAPQIARQFHASSTSLQWIVGGYPLAIAVGLITGGRLGDLVGRKRMFLIGAAGFTLASTLCGFTPDTSVLIAARLIQGGFAALMLPQGLGILREVFPAEEQQSAFAIFGPVIGFSAVLGPIIGGSLIDWNLFGSGWRLVFLVNVPLGIAAVIGASRLLPASLPDRTTRLDLTGTVLVSLFAVLLVYPLIQGREYGWPWWTYTSMALGIAFLVGFAWQQRRRDRLGRAPLVIPSIFGHRGYSGGLVFAMLFFSGMGGALLCSTLFLQIGQGFTPIHAALCLVPLSVGLIVGSGLSGSLLGPKFGRLTLQAGVAVSAIGWFLLATAVHGHSEIGFVDLMPGMFVTGVGLGLVVAPMFDIILASVTELETGSASGVLNAGQQLASSIGVAVLGTVFFDAIVGGNFHLGLRRVLLVEVGMSLGLLLLSPLLPRFAREPAPDEPAPDQVVADPAAANPAADPSVILT, encoded by the coding sequence ATGACGAACAGTGTTCGCTCGGCCGCCGCAGCCGCCGCAGCCGCCGACGCCCCGCGCACGGAGTCCGTGCTCTACCGCAACCGCTGGCTGATCCTCGCGGTCGTCCTCGCCGCCGAGTGCATGGACCTGATCGACTCGACCGTGGTCAACGTCGCCGCACCCCAGATCGCGCGGCAGTTCCACGCGTCGTCGACGTCGCTGCAGTGGATCGTCGGCGGCTATCCGCTCGCGATCGCGGTCGGGCTGATCACCGGCGGGCGGCTCGGCGACCTGGTCGGGCGCAAGCGGATGTTCCTGATCGGGGCAGCCGGCTTCACCCTCGCGTCCACGCTGTGCGGCTTCACCCCGGACACCTCGGTGCTGATCGCGGCCCGGCTGATCCAGGGCGGCTTCGCGGCACTGATGCTGCCGCAGGGACTCGGCATCCTGCGCGAGGTCTTCCCGGCGGAGGAGCAACAGAGCGCGTTCGCGATCTTCGGCCCGGTGATCGGCTTTTCCGCCGTACTCGGGCCGATCATCGGTGGGTCGCTGATCGACTGGAACCTGTTCGGCAGCGGCTGGCGGCTGGTCTTCCTGGTCAACGTCCCGCTCGGGATCGCGGCCGTCATCGGCGCCTCGCGGCTGCTGCCCGCTTCGCTGCCGGACCGTACGACGCGACTCGATCTCACCGGCACGGTGCTGGTCAGCCTGTTCGCCGTACTCCTCGTCTACCCGCTGATCCAGGGTCGCGAGTACGGCTGGCCGTGGTGGACCTACACCTCGATGGCGTTGGGCATCGCGTTCCTCGTCGGCTTCGCCTGGCAGCAGCGCCGGCGCGACCGGCTCGGGCGGGCACCGCTGGTGATCCCCAGCATCTTCGGCCACCGCGGCTACTCCGGCGGACTGGTCTTCGCCATGCTGTTCTTCTCCGGGATGGGTGGCGCGCTGCTCTGCTCCACGTTGTTCCTGCAGATCGGCCAGGGCTTCACGCCGATCCACGCCGCGCTGTGCCTGGTGCCGCTCTCGGTCGGCCTGATCGTCGGCTCGGGGCTGTCCGGCAGCCTGCTCGGCCCGAAGTTCGGGCGGCTCACCCTGCAGGCCGGCGTCGCGGTCAGCGCGATCGGCTGGTTCCTGCTCGCGACCGCGGTGCACGGACACTCCGAGATCGGCTTCGTCGACCTGATGCCCGGCATGTTCGTCACCGGCGTCGGCCTCGGGCTCGTCGTCGCGCCGATGTTCGACATCATCCTGGCCTCGGTCACCGAGCTGGAGACCGGCTCGGCCTCCGGCGTACTGAACGCCGGCCAGCAGCTGGCCAGCTCGATCGGCGTCGCAGTGCTCGGCACCGTCTTCTTCGACGCGATCGTGGGCGGCAACTTCCACCTCGGGCTGCGTCGGGTGCTGCTGGTCGAGGTCGGCATGAGCCTGGGGCTGCTCCTGCTCTCGCCTCTGCTGCCGCGCTTCGCCCGCGAGCCCGCCCCGGACGAGCCCGCCCCGGACCAGGTCGTCGCCGACCCCGCCGCCGCCAACCCCGCCGCCGACCCCTCGGTGATCTTGACGTAG
- a CDS encoding TetR/AcrR family transcriptional regulator, with the protein MSDPAPADATSPATMPAAPRRGRRVPERAQRPPRSLSRTAIIDAALAVLDAEGLSAVTMRRVAEQLGTGPASLYAHFADKEEMVDAVFDRVAHEVTIPDRVDPEHWQDQLKELMHDVWVTLRRHRDIARAGLGKVPTGEGALRAVEAMLGLMRAGGVSEGVAGFSVDVLALYVTASAFEDSLGTFPTDEAEAVEFHREMGAYFASLPTERFPNLVAMAAAVTEPGGDDRFEFGLDLLIRGIASTVDHDPPATAPPR; encoded by the coding sequence GTGAGCGACCCCGCGCCCGCCGATGCCACGTCCCCGGCGACCATGCCGGCCGCGCCCCGCCGCGGCCGCCGGGTCCCCGAGCGCGCGCAACGCCCGCCGCGGTCGCTGAGCCGTACGGCGATCATCGATGCCGCGCTCGCGGTGCTCGACGCCGAAGGGCTCTCGGCGGTCACGATGAGGCGGGTCGCCGAGCAGCTCGGCACCGGTCCTGCCTCGCTCTACGCCCACTTCGCAGATAAAGAGGAGATGGTCGACGCGGTCTTCGACCGCGTCGCCCACGAGGTGACGATCCCCGACCGGGTCGACCCCGAGCACTGGCAGGACCAGCTCAAGGAGCTCATGCATGACGTGTGGGTCACCTTGCGGCGGCATCGCGACATCGCCCGCGCGGGGCTCGGCAAGGTGCCGACCGGCGAGGGGGCACTGCGCGCCGTGGAGGCGATGCTCGGGCTCATGCGTGCCGGCGGGGTGAGCGAAGGCGTAGCCGGGTTCTCGGTCGACGTTCTTGCGCTCTACGTGACGGCGTCGGCGTTCGAGGACAGCCTCGGGACGTTTCCCACCGACGAGGCGGAAGCCGTCGAGTTCCATCGCGAGATGGGGGCGTACTTCGCGTCGCTGCCCACCGAGCGGTTCCCCAACCTGGTCGCCATGGCCGCCGCGGTGACCGAGCCGGGCGGCGACGACCGATTCGAGTTCGGCCTCGACCTGTTGATCCGCGGCATCGCGTCGACGGTCGATCACGACCCACCCGCCACCGCCCCGCCTCGCTGA
- a CDS encoding cytochrome c biogenesis protein CcdA, with the protein MTTALLLIVGFLAGLLTIVSPCILPVLPAVIASGVSVGGRRRALAIASGLALAFGASALFSIRLLQALGLPLGLRYDIAIGVLFVLAAGFIVPRFGALLERPFARIGLGRNPNSAAGGLVLGATLGLLYLPCGGPILATIAAVGSPHNALSADAIGLTVAYSLGIALPILVLVLLTGRLTTTTDWLRRHAVGVRRVGGLGLAASAVAIMFGAATALQTAVPSYSASIEHHLTDSTSITDKIAHISNPHESSNAKRIHSSLNNTISPSGPSIVPMADQVPTLSAKSLPNYGKAPNFADVTRWINTPDGSALNLSQLRGHVVLVDFWTYSCINCLRSLPHVKAWYARYHKVGLDVVGVHTPEFDFEHVAGNVISAVRRLGITYPVAMDNNYGTWNAWGNNSWPAEYLIDAKGNVRYGSIGEGDYGTTEGAIRALLAADGAKLPPPTDVPDRTPQEASTPESYLGYERLARYVGTPIVKNQQTTYTFASSVSANHLSYGGQWTVGSQDIAAGANASIRIDIDASDVYLVLAGTGTVTATLNGTALPTQHVEGVPTLYTILSSANVQHGLLQLNVSPGVKAYDFTFG; encoded by the coding sequence GTGACAACTGCGCTGCTGCTGATCGTCGGGTTTCTCGCCGGACTTCTGACGATCGTCTCGCCGTGCATCCTGCCGGTGCTGCCGGCGGTGATCGCGTCCGGTGTCTCGGTCGGCGGGCGGCGGCGGGCGCTGGCGATCGCAAGCGGTCTCGCGCTGGCTTTCGGTGCATCCGCGCTGTTCAGCATCAGGCTCCTTCAGGCCCTCGGCCTGCCACTCGGGCTGCGCTACGACATCGCGATCGGTGTTTTGTTCGTCCTGGCCGCGGGCTTCATCGTCCCGCGGTTCGGGGCTCTGCTCGAGCGGCCGTTCGCAAGGATCGGGCTCGGCCGCAACCCGAACAGCGCGGCCGGCGGCTTGGTGCTCGGCGCGACGCTCGGCCTGCTGTACCTGCCGTGCGGCGGCCCGATCCTCGCGACGATCGCAGCAGTGGGAAGCCCGCACAACGCGCTGAGCGCCGACGCGATCGGCCTCACAGTCGCCTACTCACTCGGGATCGCCCTGCCCATCCTGGTGCTCGTCCTGCTGACCGGACGCCTGACCACGACGACGGACTGGCTCCGCCGACATGCGGTCGGGGTACGCCGCGTGGGTGGTCTCGGCCTCGCCGCGAGTGCGGTCGCCATCATGTTCGGCGCGGCGACCGCACTGCAGACCGCGGTTCCGTCGTACTCGGCGAGCATCGAGCACCACCTGACCGACAGCACGTCGATCACGGACAAGATCGCGCACATCAGCAACCCGCACGAGTCGAGCAACGCGAAGCGGATCCACTCCTCTCTGAACAACACGATTTCGCCGTCTGGGCCGAGCATCGTGCCGATGGCCGACCAGGTGCCGACGCTGTCCGCGAAGTCGCTCCCGAACTACGGCAAGGCACCGAACTTCGCCGACGTGACGCGCTGGATCAACACGCCGGACGGCTCAGCGTTGAACCTCTCGCAGCTGCGCGGGCACGTGGTGCTCGTCGACTTCTGGACCTACTCGTGCATCAACTGCCTGCGCAGCCTGCCGCACGTCAAGGCGTGGTACGCGCGGTATCACAAGGTCGGGCTCGACGTCGTCGGCGTGCACACGCCGGAGTTCGACTTCGAGCATGTCGCCGGCAACGTGATCTCGGCTGTGCGCCGGCTCGGCATCACCTATCCGGTGGCGATGGACAACAACTACGGCACCTGGAACGCGTGGGGCAACAACTCGTGGCCGGCCGAGTACCTCATCGACGCGAAGGGCAACGTGCGTTACGGCTCGATCGGTGAAGGCGACTACGGCACGACCGAAGGCGCCATTCGCGCGCTGCTTGCCGCCGACGGCGCGAAGCTGCCGCCGCCGACCGACGTACCGGACCGCACTCCTCAGGAAGCGTCGACACCGGAGAGCTACCTCGGCTACGAGCGGCTCGCGCGGTACGTCGGAACCCCGATCGTCAAGAACCAGCAGACGACGTACACGTTCGCGTCGTCGGTGTCCGCAAATCACCTCAGCTATGGCGGGCAGTGGACGGTCGGAAGCCAGGACATCGCGGCGGGTGCAAACGCCTCGATCCGCATCGACATCGACGCCTCGGACGTGTATCTGGTGCTCGCGGGCACCGGCACGGTGACCGCGACGCTCAACGGCACCGCGCTGCCGACCCAGCACGTCGAAGGCGTGCCGACGCTCTACACGATCCTGTCCTCGGCCAATGTCCAGCACGGCCTGCTGCAGCTGAACGTGTCGCCCGGCGTGAAGGCCTACGACTTCACCTTCGGCTAG
- a CDS encoding IclR family transcriptional regulator C-terminal domain-containing protein — translation MSSSAQPAAPARGATRAGRGTDFVQSLERGLAVIRCFTEDTPALTLSEVAKSTGLTRAAARRFLLTLVELGYMRSDGRLFMLSPKVLELGHSYLSGLELPDIALPHMRELVDRIHESSSIAVLDGDAITYVARVPTKRIMSVSISIGTRFPAHGTSMGRVLLAAQTDEWLDGYLATVALEPITRFTITDPDKLRAELVRVRRQGYALVNQELEEGLRSIAVPIRDGHGRVLAAINVSLHASRASAEAHRKQVLPPLQHTAAAIEHDLALHGQHLAPA, via the coding sequence GTGTCCAGCTCCGCGCAACCAGCGGCCCCGGCCCGGGGAGCGACCCGGGCCGGACGTGGCACGGACTTCGTCCAGTCCCTGGAACGCGGCCTTGCCGTGATCCGCTGCTTCACCGAGGACACCCCGGCACTGACCCTGAGCGAGGTCGCGAAGAGCACCGGGCTGACCCGCGCCGCGGCGCGGCGCTTCCTGCTCACCCTGGTCGAGCTCGGCTACATGCGCAGCGACGGCCGGCTGTTCATGCTCAGCCCGAAGGTGCTCGAGCTCGGCCACTCCTATCTCTCCGGGCTCGAGCTGCCCGACATCGCCCTGCCCCACATGCGCGAGCTGGTCGACCGGATCCATGAGTCGTCGTCGATCGCCGTACTCGACGGGGATGCGATCACCTACGTCGCGCGGGTGCCGACCAAACGGATCATGTCCGTCTCGATCAGCATCGGCACTCGCTTCCCCGCGCACGGCACGTCGATGGGCCGGGTCCTGCTGGCGGCCCAGACCGACGAGTGGCTCGACGGCTACCTCGCGACGGTGGCGCTGGAGCCGATCACCCGCTTCACGATCACCGATCCGGACAAGCTACGGGCCGAGCTGGTCCGGGTACGCCGGCAGGGCTACGCGCTGGTCAACCAGGAGCTCGAAGAAGGCCTGCGCTCGATCGCCGTACCGATCAGGGACGGCCACGGGCGCGTCCTGGCCGCGATCAACGTGTCGCTGCACGCGAGCCGGGCGAGCGCGGAGGCGCATCGCAAGCAGGTCCTTCCGCCGTTGCAGCACACCGCAGCCGCGATCGAGCACGACCTCGCCCTGCACGGACAGCACCTCGCGCCGGCATAG
- a CDS encoding aminotransferase class V-fold PLP-dependent enzyme, with product MDASRDAASVDAGSRPGLPHSVLLDRIRAAVIGDDTMLDGPYGPRRVTYADYTASGRALAFIEDFIRDAVLPTYANTHTESSGTGLQTTRLREEARGIIRDALGGDDDTLVIFTGSGATAAVDKMVRILGLRIPSPLEDRYALSAAIPREQRPVVFVGPFEHHSNELPWRESIAEVVEIPADADGHIDLAVLERHLVAYAERPLRIGSFSAASNVTGIVSDTTGISRLLHQHGALSFWDFAAAAPYVEIVMAPADDPGARLDAVFLSPHKLIGGPGTPGVLAVRRELLTNRVPTVPGGGTVAYVNPLEHVYLDDPVAREEGGTPDIIGSIRAGLVFALKQAVGAPLIKATEAALLERAVAAWSDEPSIEILGNLDAERLSIVSFVVRRPDGRYLHHNFVVALLNDLFGIQARGGCSCAGPYGHRLLGIDIDHSHAFQHEIALGCEGIKPGWVRVNFTYFLDETVADYIIDAVRFVAREGDRFLTDYRFDPPTGLWHHRNAALDPPLRLADVCFDGPDHAMRFPAAPARADVSVLREHLHDADRLAAERDRPDDEVDSGLRPDVEALRWFPLPHGCLAGESAPD from the coding sequence GTGGATGCGTCGCGGGATGCGGCTTCGGTTGACGCCGGTTCGCGGCCGGGGTTGCCGCACTCGGTGCTGCTCGACCGGATCCGCGCGGCCGTGATCGGCGACGACACGATGCTCGACGGACCTTACGGTCCACGTCGCGTGACCTACGCCGACTACACCGCGAGCGGACGCGCGCTCGCCTTCATCGAGGACTTCATCCGCGACGCGGTGCTGCCGACGTACGCGAACACCCACACCGAGTCCAGTGGCACGGGGCTGCAGACCACGCGGTTGCGCGAGGAGGCGCGCGGGATCATTCGCGATGCACTCGGCGGCGACGACGACACCCTGGTCATCTTCACCGGCTCGGGCGCGACGGCCGCGGTCGACAAGATGGTGCGGATTCTCGGCTTGCGGATCCCGTCTCCGCTCGAGGATCGCTACGCGCTCTCGGCCGCGATCCCGCGGGAGCAGCGCCCGGTCGTGTTCGTCGGCCCGTTCGAGCATCACTCCAACGAGCTGCCCTGGCGTGAGTCGATCGCCGAGGTCGTCGAGATCCCCGCCGACGCGGATGGCCACATCGACCTTGCCGTGCTCGAGCGACACCTGGTGGCCTACGCCGAGCGACCGCTGCGGATCGGCTCGTTCTCCGCGGCGTCCAACGTGACCGGCATCGTCAGTGACACCACCGGCATCTCCCGGTTGCTGCATCAGCACGGCGCGCTGTCTTTCTGGGACTTCGCGGCCGCAGCGCCGTACGTCGAGATCGTGATGGCGCCGGCCGATGACCCCGGCGCTCGGCTCGATGCCGTGTTCCTGTCGCCGCACAAGCTGATCGGTGGACCGGGCACGCCGGGCGTCCTCGCCGTACGCCGCGAGCTGCTCACCAACCGGGTGCCGACGGTGCCCGGCGGCGGGACGGTCGCCTACGTCAACCCGCTCGAGCACGTGTACCTCGACGACCCGGTCGCGCGCGAGGAAGGTGGTACGCCGGACATCATCGGGTCGATCAGGGCCGGGCTGGTGTTCGCACTCAAGCAGGCGGTCGGTGCCCCGCTGATCAAAGCGACGGAGGCAGCGCTGCTCGAGCGCGCGGTTGCCGCCTGGTCGGACGAACCGTCGATCGAAATCCTCGGCAACCTCGACGCGGAGCGCCTGTCGATCGTGTCCTTCGTCGTACGCCGGCCGGACGGCCGCTACCTGCACCACAACTTCGTGGTCGCGCTGCTCAACGATCTGTTCGGGATCCAGGCGCGAGGTGGCTGCTCGTGCGCCGGTCCGTACGGCCACCGGTTGCTCGGCATCGACATCGACCACTCGCACGCGTTCCAACACGAGATCGCGCTCGGCTGCGAGGGGATCAAGCCGGGATGGGTTCGCGTCAACTTCACGTACTTCCTCGATGAGACCGTCGCCGACTACATCATCGACGCGGTCCGCTTCGTCGCCCGCGAGGGTGATCGCTTCCTCACCGACTACCGCTTCGACCCGCCGACCGGGCTGTGGCACCACCGCAACGCTGCCCTCGACCCGCCGTTGCGGCTGGCCGACGTCTGCTTCGACGGCCCCGATCACGCAATGCGCTTCCCGGCGGCTCCGGCACGCGCCGACGTGTCGGTGTTGCGCGAGCACCTGCACGACGCCGATCGCCTTGCCGCCGAGCGCGATCGTCCCGACGACGAAGTGGACTCGGGGCTGCGGCCCGATGTTGAGGCCCTGCGCTGGTTCCCGCTCCCGCACGGCTGCCTGGCCGGCGAGTCGGCACCGGACTAG
- a CDS encoding 2'-deoxycytidine 5'-triphosphate deaminase, producing the protein MTEYAELPRDAEGVLPNQWLDAAISHGMIDAGGFTIPKDNIQPASLDLRLGEVAYRVRCSFLPGHDTVERRVKEFVVDELNLHREGAVLETNRPYLIPLKERLSLPPGVRGKANPKSSTGRADVFTRVITDGSSRFDEIADGYHGGLYLEVVPLSFPVRVREDLSLNQLRLAVGRAQLSDDEVREHHRRQPILYLDGGPLPAEELDLSDGLFLGLDLRGGADGRVGYRARESAPLLDLTRIGEADPYQYWESVRHEDGDRIILSPRNFYLLMSREAVCVPPSLAAEMTAYDPTSGELRTHYAGFFDPGFGYDPAGGFAGSTAALEVRAHDVPFMVEHQQGVCKLTFERMLEPPTLLYGQGIGSNYQRQTETLGKHFRR; encoded by the coding sequence ATGACGGAGTACGCCGAGCTCCCGCGCGATGCCGAGGGCGTGCTGCCCAACCAGTGGCTCGACGCCGCGATCTCGCACGGCATGATCGACGCCGGCGGGTTCACGATTCCCAAGGACAACATCCAGCCGGCCAGCCTCGACCTGCGCCTCGGCGAGGTCGCCTACCGGGTCCGCTGCAGCTTCCTGCCCGGCCACGACACGGTCGAGCGCCGGGTGAAGGAGTTCGTCGTCGACGAGCTCAACCTGCACCGCGAAGGCGCCGTACTGGAGACCAACCGGCCGTATCTCATCCCCCTCAAGGAGCGGCTGAGCCTGCCGCCGGGCGTGCGCGGCAAGGCCAACCCGAAGAGCTCCACCGGCCGCGCCGACGTCTTCACCCGCGTGATCACCGACGGCAGCTCGCGGTTCGACGAGATCGCGGACGGCTACCACGGCGGGCTGTATCTCGAGGTGGTGCCGCTGTCGTTCCCGGTGCGGGTGCGTGAGGACCTCTCGCTCAACCAGCTCCGGCTCGCGGTCGGGCGAGCCCAGCTCAGCGACGACGAGGTGCGCGAGCATCACCGGCGCCAGCCGATCCTCTACCTCGACGGCGGGCCGCTTCCGGCCGAGGAGCTCGACCTGTCCGACGGGTTGTTCCTCGGGCTGGACCTGCGCGGCGGCGCCGACGGCCGGGTCGGATACCGGGCCCGCGAGAGCGCGCCGCTGCTCGACCTGACGAGGATCGGCGAAGCCGACCCGTACCAGTACTGGGAGTCGGTGCGGCACGAGGACGGCGACCGGATCATCCTCAGCCCGCGCAACTTCTATCTGCTGATGTCGCGCGAGGCGGTCTGCGTCCCGCCGTCGCTGGCTGCGGAGATGACGGCGTACGACCCGACCAGTGGCGAGCTGCGCACGCACTACGCCGGGTTCTTCGACCCGGGCTTCGGCTACGACCCGGCCGGCGGGTTCGCCGGTTCGACCGCGGCGCTCGAGGTGCGCGCCCACGACGTTCCGTTCATGGTCGAGCACCAGCAGGGGGTCTGCAAGCTGACCTTCGAGCGGATGCTCGAGCCGCCGACGTTGCTCTACGGGCAGGGCATCGGCTCGAACTACCAGCGCCAGACCGAGACGCTGGGCAAGCACTTCCGGCGCTGA